In one Tripterygium wilfordii isolate XIE 37 chromosome 22, ASM1340144v1, whole genome shotgun sequence genomic region, the following are encoded:
- the LOC119991708 gene encoding uncharacterized protein LOC119991708, which translates to MDWFSWLSKTGLDPSLVYEYGLTFAHNELEHEDIVYFNHEFLQSMGISVAKHRLEILKLARKQRGTSPRSISKILVAIKKTKKSLERYITTLICRETSAIVVVPRPSYSNRMRGAMLKRKKKMVLAKQERLLLTNGSPGIRVDSFSSPYDHQQMEACDDDEGYWSTGLEEIRWDTMFQDLKPT; encoded by the coding sequence ATGGACTGGTTTTCTTGGCTATCAAAAACAGGGCTTGACCCTTCACTTGTGTATGAATATGGCCTTACCTTTGCCCACAATGAGCTTGAACATGAAGATATTGTTTACTTCAACCATGAATTCCTCCAAAGCATGGGAATCTCCGTAGCCAAACACAGGCTAGAGATCCTCAAATTAGCAAGAAAACAGAGAGGAACAAGCCCAAGAAGCATATCAAAGATTCTTGTTGCAATCAAGAAGACAAAGAAGAGTCTCGAGAGGTATATTACGACACTGATTTGCCGCGAAACATCGGCTATTGTTGTGGTTCCAAGGCCAAGCTATAGCAATAGAATGAGAGGAGCAATgttgaagaggaaaaagaagatgGTTTTGGCTAAACAAGAGAGGCTTTTGCTCACAAATGGAAGCCCTGGTATTAGGGTTGATAGCTTTTCAAGTCCTTATGATCATCAACAGATGGAGGCctgtgatgatgatgaagggTACTGGTCAACTGGTCTTGAAGAGATCAGGTGGGATACTATGTTTCAAGATTTAAAACCCACATAA